From the genome of Latilactobacillus curvatus JCM 1096 = DSM 20019:
ATAATTAAGAAGAGTTTTTAATTTTCGGAGGTGATTACCATGGATGATTTAGCGACTTTATCTGCCAATCAAGAATGGGCTATTTTAACCCAACATTTTGAAAAAGCGGCTGGACCACTCGCTTTTGCTCATGCTAATAGCCTCTTAGCTTTGAGCCGCGAATTACAACAACCTATTATTCATTTTTGGACGCTTGCTGACAATGTTATTTTGGGCATGATGGATACAAAGTTACCTGCTTATCCACAAGCGGTTGCCACATTAGAGGCTGCACACTATGCCCATTTCGTGCGTAACGCTGGTGGCTTGGGGATTGTGACGGATGCCGGCGTTTTGAACGTCAGCTTCTATCTTCCTGATATGGCGGATCACCTAAGCATTAATGCTGCTTACGCGCTCATGCACCAATTGTTCACAACTGCCTTTGCAGACTATCCCGTCACGATTGACCATTTCGAAGTCACTCACTCCTATTGCCCTGGCGAATACGATCTCAGCATCAATGGTCAAAAATTTTCCGGTATTGCCCAACGCCGTGCCAAAAACGGAATTGCCGTACTCTTATATGCCAGCATTACAGGCAATCAACAGGCGCGTGGCAAACTCATGCACAGTTTTTACACTGCTGGCCAAGCACAAAGCCAAACGCGGTGGACTTTCCCAGCGGTCATCCCGGACACCATGGCCAACCTATCTGATCTGTTAAACGAACCAATGACTGTTGCAACAGCCATTACGCACCTACAGACCGCTTTTAGCCGGTTGGTTCAACAACCACAACTAGTTGACCTCACACCACAATTACAAACGAAAGCTTATCAACAACTACTACTTAAAAACCAAACAGCACTCCACCGTTATCAAGTTTAACGGGCCTCAAAAAGGAGATTATATTGTGACTAACACCGCTATTAAACTATCGCGTGAAAAAGTATTCCGTGATCCTGTGCATAACTACATTCGCGTCGAGTATCAAGTGATTCTCGATTTAATTGACACCCCCGAATTTCAACGTCTTCGGCGGATTAAACAGCTTGGCACGACTTCCTCTGTTTTCCAAGGCGCTGAACATTCCCGCTTCACCCACTCATTAGGTGTTTATGAAATCACACGCCAAATCTGTGATCAATTCCAACTTAACTACCCTAGTCAAGTTGCCGGTGATGGACTTTGGAACGATGATGAACGGTTAGTCGCCTTATGTGCGGCTTTATTGCACGACATCGGCCATGGCGCTTATTCACATACCTTCGAACACATCTTCAATACTGATCATGAATTGATTACGCGCCAAATTATCACCAACCCGGAGACAGCCATTAATCGCGTCTTAACCCAAGTTGCGGATGATTTCCCTGCGAAAGTCGCTAGTGTAATCGATCATTCTTATCCGAATCCACAAGTTGTCCAGATGATTTCCAGCCAGATTGATGCTGATCGCATGGATTACTTATTACGGGATGCTTACAATACTGGGACTAAATACGGAGAATTCGATTTGACGCGTGTTTTACGAGTCATGCGGCCTTACGATAAGGGCATTGCCTTTTTAGCAAACGGGATGCATGCCGTTGAAGATTACATCGTCAGTCGGTTCCAGATGTATCAACAAGTTTATTTCCATCCTGTTTCACGCGGCATGGAAGTTGTCTTGCAAAAGCTCTTGCAACGTGCGAAAGTTCTTTATCAACAGCCTGACCATCATCAGAGTCTCGCACCGCAATTATTGATTCCATTTTTCGAACAGAACTTCACCCTACAAGACTATTTAAAATTAGATGATGGCGTTTTGAATACCTATTTTCTATACTGGTTAGACTATCCGGATTCAGTGCTCAATGATTTGGCCGACCGCTTTTTAAGCCGCCGCCCACTCAAATCGGTTGCCTTTAGCCAACAGACCCAATGTGTTTTACCAGAATTACGGGCGCTAACCGAGCAAGCTGGTTATAACAGTGAGTATTACACTGCTGTTAATAACAGTTTCGATTTGCCGTATGACGCCTATGATCCCTCCGCTAAATCACCCAAAACTCAGATTGAAATTATGCAATCTGATGGTCAACTTGAAGAGTTATCATCATTAAGTGACTTGGTGGCCGCCATCTCAGGCCGTTTTAGCGGCGATGAACGCTTCTATTTCCCTAAAGAAATGCTCAACGAAAATGATATCGAAGTCTTCGCACCAATATACCGCCAGTTCAAAGCATACTTGCGTAACGGTGCAATCAATCCTAACCACTAAAAAGGAGTTTTTATAATGTCAATCAAACTTGTCGCTGTCGATATGGACGGCACCCTATTAAATGAAAATAACATCCTTAGCCCTAAAACAATCAAAGTTGTCAAAGCTGCTAAAAAACATGGCGTTAAAGTTGTGCTATGTACTGGGCGACCACTCACCGGGGTCACGCCTTTTCTAAAAGAACTGGGTTTAACTGAAGCCACTGACTATGTGATTACGTTCAACGGTGCTTTGGTTCAAAATACGGCAACTGGTGAAATTCTAGTGCGTCACACTCTTGCGCATGACCAATATCTTGAACTTGAAACCCTCTCCCGCCAAATTGGTTCTCATTTACACGCTGAAGACGATCAATTCATCTACACCGCCAATCGCGATATCAGTCCTTATACAGTCGGTGAAAGTGCCCTCGTCAACATGCCTGTTCGTTTCCGCCATGTCGATGAAATCGCACCTAACAAGGCCTTTTCAAAAGTGATGTTAATCGACGAACCCGCCGTCTTAGCTGAAGCCAAAACCAAGATTCCTGCTGATTTTTTCGATCGTTATCAATTTGTTCAAAGTGAAGCCTACTTCCTCGAAGTACTCAACAAGAACGCCGGTAAAGGAAATGGTTTGCGTGATTTAGCAAATGCCTTAAATATTGATCAATCTGAAGTGATGGCCATTGGTGATCAAGGTAACGATTTATCGATGCTAGAATACGCCGGTTTCCCAGTTGCCATGGATAATGCCATTCCTGAATTGAAAAAAATTGCTAAGGTTGTTACTAAGAGTAACCATGAAGGCCAAGATGGCGTGGCATACGCCATTGAAACATACGCCTTTGAAAGCCAAGCCTAATCATAAGGGGAGTTATTATGACTACGTTAATTGATCTCGTTTACGCGTCCCCCCTTTTCTTTTTGATTTTATTTATTGGTTTACAGCGATTTGAAAAACGCCGATTAATCAACGGCATTGTGTTTAACTTTTTCCTCTTCAGCGCATTAATGGATGCTGCGCTCATTGTGATTCGCCTCAATAACGAAACGCTGAATAACATTGCAATTGCTGCTGCAATTGTTGTCGTTCTAATCGTCATGTTCTTCTACTTATTCGGTATTGTCTTGTTGCTGTGGAACGCGTATATTGTCTGGAAAAAAGAAAGTCACACGTTATCCAACATGCTGACCCTCCTCATTGCGTTAGCCATCATTGGCTCATTTTTCATCCCAATCATCACGCGCTTGTTACACATTCCCGCCGATGTTAAATTATTTGTCAGCACGATTGTATCGGTTTTTCTTTTGTATATTCCATTGTTCTTCTATTTATATCTAACCTCACTGATTATCTATCAATTCAACCGCCCCCGTTATCAACAAGATTACATCATCGTCTTGGGTAGCGGTTTAATCGATGGTCAATTCGTCCCACCGTTACTGGCCAGTCGGATTAATCGCGCCATTCGATTTTATGATAAACAAGTCAAAAAAGGCCGCCCTGCACCAAAACTGGTCTTTTCTGGCGGCCAAGGTCCGGATGAGAAGCTGCCTGAATCAGTTGCCATGCAACGTTACGCCATTGAGCAAGGGATTCCGATTAAAGACACCCTCACCGAGGAAAAATCAGTCAACACTTTACAAAACATGCAATTTTCAAAAGACATTATCATGGCTGATACCACTAAAACGAATCCTAAAATTATTTTTGCAACCAATAATTACCACACATTCCGCGCTGGGCTTTTTGCAAAGCAAGCCCGTTTGAAAGCAGATGGCATTGGCGCTAAAACATCGCGTTACTTCTTACCAAATGCAATCATCCGTGAATTCATTGCAATTCTCAAAATGAAACAGCATCAATTCATTTTAGTCGCAATTGCAAGTGTCGCATTTGCAGCCTTAACTGTTTTACTCAATCATATGTAACGTAAAAAGCCGTTGTGGACAATTTGTCCACAACGGCTTTTTTATGACGCCTATTTAGCCCGTGCTGCACGGACATAATGAATAATGAGCGTCAGTAGAATAACGCCAAACACAATTCCAGCAAACACTAGGTTAGGAATTTCATAGTCAATGGCTGGAATCGACAAGAATAATTTAATCGCGATGAAGAGAATTAAGATGTAAGCCATCGGATTTAATTCCGGAATTTTCTTCATCAATTGGGCGATGAGTTGGGCAATCCCCCGCATGCAGATAATCCCAATCATTCCCCCAATTAAAACAATCACCGGATTACTAGAAATCGCTAAAGACGCTAATACGGAATCAATTGAAAAAACAATGTCCATCAATTCAATCGAAGCAACTGTGCGCCAGAACCGATGCGGACTACTGATTTTAGAACCCGCCTCCGGTGTTTTAGCCTGCTTCGGATGCCCACTCTTTCTGAAATAAGCAATGACTAAGTAAATTAAATACAATGAACCGGCAACTTTAATTTCCCACAAATGAATTAAATAGGTGCCGACACCAATAATAATGAAGCGGAAAACATAAGCGCCCCATAAGCCATACACCAATGACTTTTCTTGCTCAATTTTTGTAGGTAATGTTTGTGTCTGTGCCGCTAATACAACAGCATTGTCTACTGAGAGTAAGCATTCCATAATCACTAACGTTAAAATTAAAAGCCAATCTTCGGACGACGTAATGACAGTTTGCCAATTACTCAGTTCAAAGAATGGTTGATACAATTGTACAATCCAATTCATCTAAGGTTCCTCTATCTCTAATTTCTGTTATTTAATTCCTGTGACTATCTTAACGATTTTTCATGAAAATAACAAATTTATTGGTTAATTATGTAACTAGCACAGCATTTTTATTTTATAGGCTCTGGAAATACGGTATACTTTTTGTAGCAATAATTAATAATAGTAATGGAGGTCGTTTTCATGATTAAAGAATTTAAAGAATTTATTATGCGTGGTAATGTGCTAGATATGGCTGTCGGGGTTATTTTGGGGGCTGCTTTAAAAAGCATCGTGGACTCATTAACAAAGAACTTAATCAATCCAATCATTTCATTATTCGTTGGACAAGTTGATCTATCCGGTATTGCGCTTACCATTCCAGGCACCAAGGCCGTTTTTAAAATCGGGAACTTCCTAAACGATGTGATTAACTTCTTAATCATCGCATTTGTTGTCTTCTTAATCGTCAAAGGATTCAACAAGCTTCGTGACATGGGCAAGAAGACCGAAGAAGAAGAAGCACAAGTAGTCGAAACGAAAGAAGAAGTTTACTTAAAAGAAATTCGCGATTTATTAGCTAACAAAGAAAAATAAAGTCACAAAAAAACGCCTGAACAAATTGTTCAGGCGTTTTTAATTGTTAGCTTATTGAAATGTGCTTCCCCAAAGCTAACCCGTTCAAGTTAGCACGC
Proteins encoded in this window:
- a CDS encoding lipoate--protein ligase family protein, whose protein sequence is MDDLATLSANQEWAILTQHFEKAAGPLAFAHANSLLALSRELQQPIIHFWTLADNVILGMMDTKLPAYPQAVATLEAAHYAHFVRNAGGLGIVTDAGVLNVSFYLPDMADHLSINAAYALMHQLFTTAFADYPVTIDHFEVTHSYCPGEYDLSINGQKFSGIAQRRAKNGIAVLLYASITGNQQARGKLMHSFYTAGQAQSQTRWTFPAVIPDTMANLSDLLNEPMTVATAITHLQTAFSRLVQQPQLVDLTPQLQTKAYQQLLLKNQTALHRYQV
- a CDS encoding HD domain-containing protein, with the protein product MTNTAIKLSREKVFRDPVHNYIRVEYQVILDLIDTPEFQRLRRIKQLGTTSSVFQGAEHSRFTHSLGVYEITRQICDQFQLNYPSQVAGDGLWNDDERLVALCAALLHDIGHGAYSHTFEHIFNTDHELITRQIITNPETAINRVLTQVADDFPAKVASVIDHSYPNPQVVQMISSQIDADRMDYLLRDAYNTGTKYGEFDLTRVLRVMRPYDKGIAFLANGMHAVEDYIVSRFQMYQQVYFHPVSRGMEVVLQKLLQRAKVLYQQPDHHQSLAPQLLIPFFEQNFTLQDYLKLDDGVLNTYFLYWLDYPDSVLNDLADRFLSRRPLKSVAFSQQTQCVLPELRALTEQAGYNSEYYTAVNNSFDLPYDAYDPSAKSPKTQIEIMQSDGQLEELSSLSDLVAAISGRFSGDERFYFPKEMLNENDIEVFAPIYRQFKAYLRNGAINPNH
- the yidA gene encoding sugar-phosphatase; translation: MSIKLVAVDMDGTLLNENNILSPKTIKVVKAAKKHGVKVVLCTGRPLTGVTPFLKELGLTEATDYVITFNGALVQNTATGEILVRHTLAHDQYLELETLSRQIGSHLHAEDDQFIYTANRDISPYTVGESALVNMPVRFRHVDEIAPNKAFSKVMLIDEPAVLAEAKTKIPADFFDRYQFVQSEAYFLEVLNKNAGKGNGLRDLANALNIDQSEVMAIGDQGNDLSMLEYAGFPVAMDNAIPELKKIAKVVTKSNHEGQDGVAYAIETYAFESQA
- a CDS encoding YdcF family protein; protein product: MTTLIDLVYASPLFFLILFIGLQRFEKRRLINGIVFNFFLFSALMDAALIVIRLNNETLNNIAIAAAIVVVLIVMFFYLFGIVLLLWNAYIVWKKESHTLSNMLTLLIALAIIGSFFIPIITRLLHIPADVKLFVSTIVSVFLLYIPLFFYLYLTSLIIYQFNRPRYQQDYIIVLGSGLIDGQFVPPLLASRINRAIRFYDKQVKKGRPAPKLVFSGGQGPDEKLPESVAMQRYAIEQGIPIKDTLTEEKSVNTLQNMQFSKDIIMADTTKTNPKIIFATNNYHTFRAGLFAKQARLKADGIGAKTSRYFLPNAIIREFIAILKMKQHQFILVAIASVAFAALTVLLNHM
- a CDS encoding TerC family protein encodes the protein MNWIVQLYQPFFELSNWQTVITSSEDWLLILTLVIMECLLSVDNAVVLAAQTQTLPTKIEQEKSLVYGLWGAYVFRFIIIGVGTYLIHLWEIKVAGSLYLIYLVIAYFRKSGHPKQAKTPEAGSKISSPHRFWRTVASIELMDIVFSIDSVLASLAISSNPVIVLIGGMIGIICMRGIAQLIAQLMKKIPELNPMAYILILFIAIKLFLSIPAIDYEIPNLVFAGIVFGVILLTLIIHYVRAARAK
- the mscL gene encoding large conductance mechanosensitive channel protein MscL translates to MIKEFKEFIMRGNVLDMAVGVILGAALKSIVDSLTKNLINPIISLFVGQVDLSGIALTIPGTKAVFKIGNFLNDVINFLIIAFVVFLIVKGFNKLRDMGKKTEEEEAQVVETKEEVYLKEIRDLLANKEK